The genomic segment GCAAGTATAACCTAACTATAAAATAACACAAAACAAACATGCTctctgaagaagaaaatatatagAACTCATTGAACATCATGGAGGTTTATCACAACAGTAAAATATAGATGtctaaaactctacaaaacaatattacgcccagtcctaacatttggttcagagacctggactctaacgaaaagtaatgaaaacatgttaggatatttcaaaagaaaagtactaaggcaaatctTTATATCGGTAAATGACAATGGAGCgtggagaagacgatataacttcgaactttatagaatacaCCAGCAAccagatattgtaaaacatattaagaaagATGTCTGAAGTGGATAGGCATGTAATGCGAATGGAACAAAAtgatccagctagaaaaacgctccttgtagactcattagtcagagaagaagaggaagacccagaacaaggttccttgacaacatcgatgaagacatcagaaatatgggaatatacGCTTGGCAGAGGAAGGCGTTGTATAGGGACAAATGggcaagaaattcttgagaaggctaggatccacgcagggttgtaaagccagaataatgaAAATGTGAGTCAAACAAAGAATCTTTAAAAATAGTAAGTTAGGGAAGACCTAAGGTCATACAAAGCTTACACAACTACAAAGCATAAATAAGCCAGTGGATGAGACAACATACTGACAGATCAAGCTGATTTTGAGATAGATTATTGGATAAATGATAATGAAAAGAGTATTATCAGCTTCAAGTAAGAACATTATGGGTTAAAAATTTAAGACAGTGGTATGCAAAAATAATCAAATCTGTTTTTTGGGAACAGTTAATATAGTGACACTCGCCAATATGATAGTAAATACCAATCCAGCAGTCTATCCAACTAATTGTCTGGCTAAATAGGTCTTGAACCTAAGACCAAAAAAAAATACAGCACTCCAAGACCAAGaagaaacaatagatgtgaaaagcAGTTGCAACTTACTTTCTTGCTCTGTTGTATGTGCAccatgttttatataaatatccaATTTAATAGGTTCAGGAATACTTCTTTCGACTTTAATCCTAATGCATAATCCAATTAGTGTTGCCAAAGAGCAGTGTGGTATTGTGGGATTAAATTCAATTCTTACAATATTTAGATTTCTAGCTTTGGAGTGTTTAACCTACAATATAAATGAGGCACTTAGTTTTATTAACTTTTATAATAGCACATTAACAACAGCCTTTAAAGCACATACAGTTTAATGGCATGATACGAAGCAGTGTCCTTAATGTGACAAGTGCAATTATACATGAATGGCATacgatattttttatatatacctgCATTAACAGTTAATTATAATTAACACTGAAAAGAAAAATAGggtgaaataaaagaaaaaacttattTACTTAATGTAACAATTAAATGTACAGTTTTCATTGTTTGATTTTATCAGCTTTGATATGGTCTGTATTTTCAAGCATTTGAACATCAATATTTTTGCAGATACAGAGGATGTGTCATTAATATGAATAAATTTCATTcatttaccaaattcccatcagtaaacatgagcacgtgttgatattcgccgtctcattcgtcaagaggctattaaatataatttattaccttaagcgagacagattctcatgttacagatcccaacttgccataattttaaatttaaattgtatcgtgttgatttttaagttaatctattgtgttatatttatgttatagttattgttaagttatttactggtcgtgttatttttttgagtttagtttaattgtgatataattataaaatttcaagaaattcttacaccaacagtttcaaaagtaaatatttttaaaaatcatatgatacataggtcgtacatcagtacgaccccgtttggcttacacgtggttctattgacgattgggaatttgtaaaatgaatacggttaTAGAAGTTGTTAATTTAGGTGACATCTTCTCTTCATTGACAATACCAAAAAAAAAGTTTGGGTACTTTTAATTTATTGCCTCTCTATTTtaagctgaattattaaatatCTGAAGATATTTAATAAGATAagtttaaaaaattagaaaatttgagGTTCCTAAAAGTTCCTTTTAGGAACTATTATAACcttcaaaaataattaaaatgaggGAATCCCAGCCAGGATATATGTTGAAAAACTATCACTTATACTTTAACATCAACGAATATAGATGCTAATATAAGTGCACATCCAGGTAATTTTTTGGTATATGCAGTGAAGAAACAAGATTTTACTTCTGTTCTGTCAACACCAAGGAGCGCTCATGCGATCCACCCTTCACCACCGCACTAACTCTTGTCAAAAACTACTACTTCTTCTAGTCGTGTGCATAGGATGCTTAGCcttgaatttttgcatttttgcaagaaaaagttctattttttactcatttttaattattgatttttGTAATGAATATTGTTGTGTATGTCTTAAAGATTTTAACCTGATTGTGATAGTTATATACCAAAGCCTCTAGGGCCATTTGGCACCTTTTTAGAATCCATGGAGGAAATATACTAAGCACACTTAACCCACTCAAGCAAATCCTTGTTGCTGGAGATTTCAATGTTGACTTTCTCACTGAAAATACATCTACCCACAAGCTCCAAGATGTTTTTGAGAATTTTAATCTGGTTAAaactatatatatgtatatatatatatatatatatatatatatatatatatatatatactccaaCTACAGGCAATAAATGAGGCAGTGACAATGTCTTTTTGGATTCTGGAGTAATGCTCCAATCAACTGAGGTGATCAATGTGGGGTTTTCGGATCACAGGGGGCTTAGGTTTGCAACTCAGAAAAGGGCTATAGGTTACAAAGACCAACCCAACAAAGGGCTATAAGTGAAAAaggtaaacatttattttataattaactgTCTGGGATAGACAAGGGGGTTTGTTTCTGACAATAACACCTCTATAGATTTTAAGTTTAATAAGTTTATGGGCATTCTTGAATCATGTTTCTCAAAATCAATTCCTCAAAAAGTCTATAAAGAAAGGTCAGACCAAGCTGGGCAAATTACATGGTTCTCAAACAAACTAAGAGTAATTAGAGAACATGTCAATTTTTTAAGTGAGTATTACAGACAATATAAAACTGACAACTTACAAATactaaatgattttaaaaaactgtataaaaatgaaataaaaaaggcaaATATTAATTCTAATGACAGGGTAATCTTGACTAGAAGAAATCCTCCAATAACCATGTGCAACAGCATAAATAGACAATGAGGAGTATCTGGGGCTCTATATTAGGCTCATAACATCACTGCAGATGAGTTAAATAATCATTTTTCTCAAATTGCCCACAACTTAATAAAAGATATATCTGAATTAAATATGgattttttgaagaacatcaatGTAAATCCCTCAAAGAGCTTTTCCTTTTCTGTAGTATCATTCAATCAGACCGGGGAAATTATAGACAGTTTAAAAAACCTAAAAAGTTGTGATATATATGGCTTAAATGATAACATTGTTAAGATGATAAAAATATTATCATAAGCCttaacacacacacacctacacacttAATAAATAAATGCTTTAAAGAGGATACATTTCCCTCAGTTCTAAAAAAGGCTATTATAACACCTATATTTAAAAACGGGGAAATTGACATCCCTGAGAATTATAGGCCTATCGCATTGGTCCCAGTCATCTCTAAAATAGTAGAAAAGGCCATGGCTTTGCAAATcacaaatttttttgaaagtaacAATTATTTCTCAGGATTACAGTTCGGTTTCAGGAAGGAAAAGAGCACAAATCTTGGCATTCTTGACCTAGTGTCCAGCATCTTGAAATTCTTTCATAGGACACAATTCAGCACTGTTGTGTTTTGTGACTTAAGTAAGGAATTTGATTGTATGGACCATAGGATACTCTTGAAAAAACTACACAGCTACAACTTCTGTCCACAGAGTGTCAAGTTGATCCAATCACACCTAGAGAAAAGGGTACAATCTGTGAGGGTGTCTGAGGTGTTGTTAATATTGGTGTTCCTCAGGGCTCTGTCCTTGGAGCCATACTATTTGTAATATATGTTAATGACCTTACAAGCATTGAATCAAATGCTACATACACACTCTTCACTGATGACACCACTGTCTCCTTTGCAGCTGACACACTTGAGGACTCCCTTAGGGGTTCCAGGTCTACACTGTTGGACATCAAAGAGTGGTTCTGTGTTAACAGGCTCCTGCCTAATGAAGCAAAGACCAGCAGGGCTGTTTTTGCTCTTAGGGGTACCCAGGCTGAAAATGTAGATGTGACAAGTATGAAGTTCCTTGACTTGATCTGAGTAAAAACCTATCAAAGAACTTATATGTGCTCAGAAATCTAGCATCAGGTGTTTCACACAAGGTCTTGTTATGCCATTTTCACTCTCTTCTGACATACGCAATCTTGGTCTGGGGCATTCGGCTGGAATGCTAAGAGTCTTTGGTTTGCAATGTAAAGCTATAAGAGTTCTTGCAGGCCTTAGGTTTAGGGACAATTGCAGATTGGCCTATGGGACTCTGGGAATTCTTATTGTGCCTTCCTTGTATATCTATGAGAACCTTATATTTGTTAAGAGGATGGGGACACTTCATGCACCCATGAAGAGGTGCATGATCATAACACTACGATCTTGTTCCAGCCCATTGGAGGCTAaagatgtgttaaactggatcaggGCATTGAGCAATTAAATTTTACAACATACTGCCTGATAACTATGGGACAGTTGAAagttttaaagataaattaaaggttttccttaaaaataataaagtaatatttgaaTTGGCAGAGAATGtgcacaatatttttatttattttcattgactttttttatttgttgaatTGATTgcaattttttattgattttgagaATTAATTAAAGTTTTTCTTAGGAATATAAAGTGATCTCAAACTAGTATGTGTTTTTGTCCAATAAGAATTTaagatttttattattgttctgcTTTTATTTTGACATGTGTTAGGTTACTGAAAAAATTACATCAATAaatgaatttgaatttttttaatatgttcatTGGTTCTGGTCGGGTTAAATGCCACACTTTcaggaaatttttttgtaaattatgaaaatatacaTTGTTGGTTATATAAGTGCTGTGGAAAATAACTAATAAGAAACTAACTTGAATAGATATATAGTGGTTAATAGGAAATATCCAGAATAAAGATAATATTAGTGAATATCAATATCAGATATCAATAAGTTGGAAATTAGGCTAAAAATAAATGAACAGACTTGGTTTATTATAAAAGTATAACTATTTTTAAAGTAGTTTGGAAATCCAACTTTGACATCTAGTTCCTAGAATCATAAATTCAGAATTCATTGTTAAAATTTTCGTTACATATTTGTAACATAAcattttattattcaaaattCTTTAATGGGAATatccaaatatataaaaatttaatttgcaaattgaattaattttatgtaacaatattttaCCATAACTCCGTCTTCATACACAACCTCTAGTTGTTCCAAAGTACTTGGTTTTTCAGGATCCTTTATTGTTCTTATTAaatctaaaatgtttaaattaaagTACTAAATCCCTGTGGTCACAGTATTGATATTACGCTTACCATAAATTATATCTTTTAATTCTGAAATATCGCGGcaattattatttgacattttaGGTTTCTCGAGTTCCTTATCAGCTGACCTTTTTCGAAAAAAGTTTagcatttttctaaaaaaattgattattCCAGACTTTGGACCAATATCTCCAAGAAAGATTGGTTATATTTTGATGTTAAAAATGTCACGTGGCTGGTTATCAATATTTATTAGACACCTAACCTAGACACCTAGTAAAACTGATACTTctgcttcttttttcttttatgttgTATTTCGTCATAACCTCACAAAAGTTTTACAACAAGTACAAAGCTGTTGCTAAAATTTCAAAACGGAT from the Diabrotica undecimpunctata isolate CICGRU chromosome 1, icDiaUnde3, whole genome shotgun sequence genome contains:
- the galla-1 gene encoding MIP18 family protein galla-1, whose product is MLNFFRKRSADKELEKPKMSNNNCRDISELKDIIYDLIRTIKDPEKPSTLEQLEVVYEDGVMVKHSKARNLNIVRIEFNPTIPHCSLATLIGLCIRIKVERSIPEPIKLDIYIKHGAHTTEQEINKQINDKERIAAAMENPNLKEMVENCIVEEDC